The following are encoded together in the Mycolicibacterium arabiense genome:
- a CDS encoding enhanced intracellular survival protein Eis, protein MSDPTELTVRSAEDSDWDAMALLAATCFGAVRQHEATAMWRSLIPAGGAVIARDGSDVVGMALYLDLRLTVPGGAVLPMAGVSWVCVSPTHRRRGVLRKLFAELHERMAGSSYPIAGLEASEGGIYGRFGYGPASVDESLSVDTRTVGFHAGVPDPGGVRIVRPAEQRGRLEEIYERWRLRTPGGLFTPPQLWDEVFADRESARNGGSPFFVLLHDDGFVFYRVHGEGERKSLHVTKFAAVTVDAYVALWRTLIGMDLMDTVTVQAPPGELLPYLLTDARLVRVTGREDGLWLRIHDVPAVLEARTYSADVRVVLDVSDESLGGGGRFALEVADGRARCGRTDAEPDVTTDLSVLGSLYLGAHRASTFAAAGRLQCNDVRLIERLDAAFASEVPAQIGFGF, encoded by the coding sequence ATGTCCGATCCGACCGAGCTGACGGTCCGCAGCGCCGAGGACTCCGATTGGGATGCCATGGCGCTGCTCGCAGCCACCTGCTTCGGGGCCGTTCGTCAGCACGAGGCGACCGCCATGTGGCGGTCGTTGATTCCGGCCGGTGGCGCCGTGATCGCGCGCGACGGGAGTGACGTCGTCGGCATGGCGCTGTATCTCGATCTGCGGCTGACCGTGCCCGGTGGCGCGGTCCTGCCGATGGCCGGGGTGTCCTGGGTCTGCGTGTCACCGACGCACCGCCGACGCGGGGTGCTGCGCAAGCTGTTCGCGGAACTGCACGAGCGTATGGCCGGGTCGTCCTATCCCATCGCCGGTCTCGAGGCATCGGAAGGCGGCATCTACGGCCGCTTCGGTTACGGGCCCGCAAGCGTCGACGAGTCACTCAGCGTCGACACCCGCACGGTCGGCTTCCACGCCGGTGTGCCCGACCCCGGTGGCGTCCGGATCGTCCGGCCCGCGGAGCAGCGTGGCCGGCTGGAGGAGATCTACGAGCGCTGGCGACTGCGCACGCCGGGCGGGCTGTTCACGCCACCCCAGCTCTGGGACGAAGTGTTCGCCGACCGCGAGTCCGCGCGCAACGGCGGCAGCCCGTTCTTCGTCCTGCTGCACGACGACGGCTTCGTCTTCTACCGCGTGCACGGCGAAGGCGAGCGAAAGTCGTTGCACGTCACCAAGTTCGCGGCCGTGACGGTAGACGCCTACGTCGCGCTGTGGCGGACGCTGATCGGCATGGACCTGATGGACACGGTCACCGTGCAGGCGCCGCCCGGCGAGTTGCTGCCGTACCTGCTGACCGACGCCCGGCTGGTTCGAGTCACCGGCCGCGAGGACGGGCTGTGGCTGCGCATCCACGACGTGCCCGCGGTTCTCGAGGCGCGCACCTACTCCGCGGACGTGCGGGTGGTGCTCGACGTGTCCGACGAATCACTGGGCGGCGGTGGCCGATTCGCGCTGGAGGTTGCCGACGGCCGAGCCCGCTGCGGGCGTACCGACGCCGAGCCCGACGTCACGACGGATCTGTCGGTGCTGGGCAGTCTGTACCTCGGCGCGCATCGGGCGTCGACGTTCGCCGCGGCTGGACGGCTGCAGTGCAACGACGTCCGACTCATCGAGCGGTTGGACGCCGCGTTCGCCTCAGAGGTCCCGGCCCAGATCGGCTTCGGGTTCTAG
- a CDS encoding PhoX family protein encodes MALVPLNLLISHNGRSSRQHITCRYKCGDACSKPAPNTSDNEYFGDIVKRMSRRSVLQTAGVTVLAVGAGSVLAACSTGSDAPQASSSTTAAPPETLPGMKFDAVAPNSEDAVVIPSGYQQGVVISWGDPVLPGAPVFDVAKQTAAAQRQQFGFNNDFAAVMPIEGQPGRYLLVNNFEYVTPQFMFPGYDAKAPTREQFDIEIAAIGMGVVELERTPQGGLRPVMGRYNRRITADTPFTLTGPAAGTDFVKTAADPTGRTVAGTFANCAGGVTPWGTVLSGEENFHSYFGAAEGAPAPNKVDADRQDRYGVALEPTELLWETFDPRFDVSKSPNEVNRFGYVVELNPWDPNSTPLKHSAMGRLKHEGANIYVTDDGSVVAYTGDDERFDYMYKFVSSKKIQPGRDGAAMANNMAILDEGTLYVAKLGSDIPAAEIDGSGKLPAKGSFAGTGTWLPLLKSGPGGQAESLVDGFTAQEVAVFTRMAADKAGATKMDRPEDFEANPKTGKVYVALTNNDERGAPGEAAVDAANPRNDNKSGQVLEITDDHTGTAFTWDLLLVCGDPAAADTYFAGFDKTKVSPISCPDNLAFDSHGNLWVSTDGNALDSNDGLFAVALDGPNRGETKQFLSVPLGAETCGPVVTDDFVTVSVQHPGENDDNSIDNPLSRWPEGGNGTARPSVVAVWRDGGNIGV; translated from the coding sequence ATGGCGCTCGTCCCACTCAATCTGCTGATCTCGCACAACGGCCGATCCTCGCGGCAGCACATCACGTGTCGCTACAAGTGCGGCGACGCCTGCTCGAAGCCCGCACCCAACACCAGTGACAACGAGTACTTCGGCGACATCGTCAAGCGGATGTCGCGTCGCTCTGTGCTGCAGACCGCCGGCGTCACCGTGCTCGCCGTCGGCGCCGGTTCCGTGCTGGCCGCCTGCTCCACCGGCAGCGATGCGCCCCAGGCGTCGTCGTCCACGACGGCCGCACCGCCCGAGACGCTGCCCGGCATGAAGTTCGACGCGGTGGCTCCCAACAGCGAAGACGCCGTCGTCATCCCCTCGGGGTATCAGCAGGGCGTCGTCATCAGCTGGGGTGACCCGGTGCTGCCCGGCGCACCCGTCTTCGACGTCGCGAAGCAGACCGCCGCCGCGCAGCGCCAGCAGTTCGGCTTCAACAACGACTTCGCGGCCGTGATGCCGATCGAGGGACAGCCCGGTCGGTACCTGCTGGTCAACAACTTCGAGTACGTCACCCCGCAGTTCATGTTCCCGGGCTACGACGCCAAGGCTCCGACGCGCGAGCAGTTCGACATCGAGATCGCCGCGATCGGCATGGGCGTCGTCGAACTCGAGCGCACACCCCAGGGCGGCCTGCGTCCGGTGATGGGCCGCTACAACCGGCGCATCACCGCCGACACCCCGTTCACCCTGACCGGACCCGCCGCGGGCACCGACTTCGTCAAGACCGCCGCCGACCCCACGGGCCGCACCGTTGCGGGCACCTTCGCCAACTGCGCAGGCGGCGTCACCCCGTGGGGCACCGTGCTCTCCGGCGAGGAGAACTTCCACAGCTACTTCGGTGCGGCCGAGGGCGCACCCGCGCCGAACAAGGTGGACGCCGACCGGCAGGACCGCTACGGCGTGGCACTCGAGCCCACCGAATTGCTCTGGGAGACATTCGATCCCCGCTTCGACGTGTCGAAGTCACCGAATGAGGTCAACCGCTTCGGATACGTCGTCGAACTCAACCCGTGGGACCCGAACTCCACGCCGCTCAAGCACTCCGCGATGGGCCGGCTCAAGCACGAGGGCGCCAACATCTACGTCACCGACGACGGCAGCGTGGTCGCCTACACCGGCGACGACGAACGCTTCGACTACATGTACAAGTTCGTGTCCAGCAAGAAGATTCAGCCCGGCCGCGATGGTGCCGCGATGGCCAACAACATGGCGATCCTCGACGAGGGCACGCTGTACGTCGCCAAGCTCGGCAGCGACATCCCCGCAGCGGAGATCGACGGCTCCGGCAAGCTGCCCGCCAAGGGCTCGTTCGCTGGCACCGGCACGTGGCTGCCGCTGCTGAAGTCGGGCCCAGGCGGCCAGGCCGAGTCGCTGGTCGACGGGTTCACCGCCCAGGAGGTCGCGGTGTTCACCCGGATGGCCGCCGACAAGGCGGGCGCCACCAAGATGGACCGACCCGAGGACTTCGAGGCCAACCCGAAGACCGGCAAGGTGTACGTCGCGCTCACCAACAACGACGAACGCGGCGCGCCCGGTGAGGCTGCCGTCGACGCGGCCAACCCCCGCAACGACAACAAGAGCGGCCAGGTCCTCGAGATCACCGACGACCACACCGGCACCGCCTTCACCTGGGACCTGCTGCTGGTGTGTGGCGACCCCGCCGCGGCCGACACGTACTTCGCCGGCTTCGACAAGACCAAGGTCAGCCCGATCTCCTGCCCCGACAACCTCGCGTTCGACAGCCACGGCAACCTGTGGGTCTCGACCGACGGCAACGCGCTCGACTCCAACGACGGGCTGTTCGCCGTCGCGCTCGACGGACCCAACCGCGGCGAGACCAAGCAGTTCCTCTCCGTGCCGCTGGGCGCCGAGACGTGCGGGCCCGTCGTGACCGACGACTTCGTCACGGTGTCCGTGCAGCACCCCGGCGAGAACGACGACAACAGCATCGACAACCCGCTGTCGCGGTGGCCCGAGGGCGGCAACGGCACGGCGCGCCCATCGGTGGTGGCGGTGTGGCGCGACGGCGGCAACATCGGCGTCTGA
- a CDS encoding alpha/beta fold hydrolase, whose amino-acid sequence MAEISDDELLSLDEFGLLSENAEQIGAEAILPVERIESGPISALRWGGDSPAIVFLHGGGQNAHTWDTVILGLGLPALAIDLPGHGRSAWREDGDYGPKLNAETLRPILRDWAPAPRLVVGMSLGGLTALRLAATEPALVPELVLVDVTPSAPERHEEMTKAQLGAVALVKGDRTFDSFEAMLDVTVAAAPNRDRKSLRRGVFHNTKQLDDGTWTWRYDSFRKGDGFEGLWDDVPSITMPTTLVRGANSFFVNDEDAEAFANGAPGFKTTHVVPDAGHSVQGDQPRALVDILRGVLAG is encoded by the coding sequence ATGGCGGAGATCTCGGACGACGAACTGCTCTCACTCGACGAGTTCGGGCTGCTGTCCGAGAACGCCGAACAGATCGGCGCCGAGGCGATCCTGCCCGTCGAACGAATCGAGTCCGGCCCGATCAGCGCGCTGCGGTGGGGCGGCGACTCCCCCGCGATCGTCTTCCTGCACGGCGGCGGCCAAAACGCGCACACGTGGGACACCGTCATCCTCGGGCTCGGTCTGCCCGCTCTCGCGATCGACCTGCCCGGACACGGACGGTCGGCCTGGCGGGAGGACGGCGACTACGGTCCGAAGCTCAACGCCGAGACACTGCGACCCATCCTGCGCGACTGGGCACCGGCCCCGCGCCTGGTCGTGGGCATGTCGCTGGGCGGGCTGACCGCGCTGCGCCTCGCCGCCACCGAACCCGCGCTGGTACCCGAACTCGTACTCGTCGACGTCACCCCGTCGGCCCCGGAACGACACGAGGAGATGACCAAGGCGCAACTCGGCGCCGTTGCCCTGGTCAAGGGTGACCGCACCTTCGACAGCTTCGAGGCGATGCTCGACGTGACCGTCGCCGCCGCCCCGAACCGTGACCGGAAGTCGTTGCGGCGCGGCGTGTTCCACAACACCAAGCAGCTCGACGACGGCACCTGGACGTGGCGCTACGACTCGTTCCGCAAGGGTGACGGGTTCGAAGGACTGTGGGACGACGTCCCATCGATCACGATGCCGACCACCCTGGTGCGGGGCGCCAACTCGTTCTTCGTCAACGACGAGGACGCCGAGGCGTTCGCCAACGGCGCACCCGGCTTCAAGACGACCCACGTCGTCCCCGACGCCGGACACTCCGTCCAGGGCGATCAGCCCAGGGCGCTGGTCGACATCCTCCGCGGCGTACTCGCGGGCTGA